One part of the Mariniflexile litorale genome encodes these proteins:
- a CDS encoding HPF/RaiA family ribosome-associated protein: MTVNFQYVGVDVSDTLSAFTEEKLEKLFIKYEFLISAAVYFKQDENKHDTGKICNIELSLPGPRIFATSTERNFEVSVRETISDLERQLEKRKEVFKTH, encoded by the coding sequence ATGACAGTAAATTTTCAATATGTAGGTGTAGATGTAAGCGATACATTATCGGCTTTTACCGAAGAAAAGTTAGAAAAACTATTTATTAAATATGAGTTTTTAATAAGTGCCGCCGTGTATTTTAAACAAGATGAGAATAAACACGACACAGGTAAAATATGCAATATAGAATTAAGTTTACCAGGACCTAGAATTTTCGCCACTTCTACCGAACGAAATTTTGAAGTATCGGTAAGAGAAACAATTAGCGACTTAGAGCGCCAATTAGAAAAACGAAAAGAAGTTTTTAAAACACATTAA
- the rlmH gene encoding 23S rRNA (pseudouridine(1915)-N(3))-methyltransferase RlmH produces the protein MTIKLIAIGKTDNRDLQSLMDDYTKRLGFYIKFSIDIIPDLKNTKNLSEEQQKQKEGELILNRLSATDVLILLDENGKQQSSVAFSEYLQKHMNSGIKQLIFVIGGPYGFSQDVYNKANGKLSLSKMTFSHQMIRLFFIEQLYRGFTILRNEPYHHR, from the coding sequence ATGACCATCAAATTAATTGCCATAGGAAAAACTGATAATAGAGATTTACAATCGTTAATGGATGATTATACCAAACGATTAGGTTTTTATATTAAGTTTTCAATTGATATTATTCCAGACTTAAAAAACACTAAAAACTTAAGCGAAGAACAGCAAAAACAAAAAGAAGGCGAACTTATTTTAAACAGATTAAGTGCTACCGATGTTCTAATTTTGTTAGATGAAAATGGAAAACAACAAAGTTCTGTTGCTTTTTCTGAATATTTGCAAAAGCATATGAATTCTGGAATAAAACAATTGATTTTTGTTATTGGAGGTCCTTACGGGTTTTCACAAGATGTTTATAACAAAGCAAATGGGAAACTATCACTATCTAAAATGACATTTTCCCATCAAATGATTCGCTTATTTTTTATAGAGCAACTTTATAGAGGGTTTACAATTTTAAGAAACGAACCCTACCACCACCGCTGA
- a CDS encoding response regulator, with translation MNDPLNICIVDDDDIYQYTIIKTLESLKLAKKIIVFSDGEEAIDFMMDNLNNMDELPDVIFLDINMPIMDGFQFMEEYVKIKPNIGKKIIIYMVSSSVDPIDIEKAKSITGISDYIIKPIHPGELKSILEKLDIKGML, from the coding sequence ATGAATGACCCTTTAAATATATGTATTGTTGATGATGATGATATTTATCAATATACCATCATCAAAACATTAGAGTCTCTAAAATTGGCAAAAAAAATAATTGTTTTTTCAGACGGAGAAGAAGCGATAGATTTTATGATGGACAATCTTAACAATATGGATGAACTGCCAGATGTTATTTTTTTAGATATCAATATGCCCATTATGGATGGATTCCAGTTTATGGAAGAATATGTAAAAATAAAACCTAATATCGGTAAAAAAATAATAATATATATGGTGTCTTCTTCTGTAGATCCCATTGATATAGAAAAAGCTAAAAGTATCACTGGAATTTCTGATTACATAATAAAACCCATACATCCAGGCGAATTAAAGTCTATTTTAGAAAAATTGGATATTAAAGGAATGTTATAA
- the nadC gene encoding carboxylating nicotinate-nucleotide diphosphorylase, translating into MITQEQFDQEVKSIISNAIREDVGDGDHSSLACIPNNARGRAKLLVKDKGIIGGVNFAKKVFAYVDKNLKLEVLIEDGSEVTYGDIVMYVEGSSQSILKAERTVLNAMQRMSAIATKTKMFVDLLEGTKTKVLDTRKTTPGIRVLEKWAVKIGGGENHRFALYDMIMLKDNHIDFAGGITKAIEMSKQYLKDTGKDLQIMVEARNLTEVEEILQNDGVFRILLDNFDYEDTRKAVKMIGNICLTESSGNINETTIRHYAECGVDYISSGALTHSVHNMDLSLKAIK; encoded by the coding sequence ATGATAACACAAGAGCAATTTGATCAAGAAGTCAAGTCAATAATTTCTAACGCCATTCGAGAAGATGTTGGAGACGGCGATCATAGTTCATTAGCATGTATACCCAATAATGCTAGAGGCAGAGCAAAACTTTTAGTTAAAGATAAAGGGATTATTGGTGGCGTTAACTTTGCTAAAAAGGTTTTTGCTTATGTTGATAAAAATTTAAAGTTAGAAGTTTTAATTGAAGATGGCTCTGAAGTTACCTATGGCGACATCGTTATGTATGTTGAGGGTTCGTCGCAATCGATACTAAAAGCAGAGCGTACAGTATTAAACGCGATGCAGCGTATGAGTGCTATTGCAACAAAAACAAAAATGTTTGTTGATTTATTAGAAGGTACTAAAACTAAAGTATTAGATACCAGAAAAACAACTCCAGGTATTCGTGTGCTAGAAAAGTGGGCAGTTAAAATTGGAGGTGGTGAAAACCACAGGTTTGCTTTATACGATATGATTATGTTAAAAGATAATCATATTGATTTTGCTGGAGGTATTACCAAAGCTATTGAAATGAGCAAGCAGTATTTAAAAGACACAGGAAAAGATTTACAGATTATGGTTGAAGCTAGAAATTTGACCGAAGTTGAAGAAATTCTACAAAATGATGGTGTCTTTAGAATTTTACTTGATAACTTCGATTATGAAGATACAAGAAAAGCTGTGAAAATGATTGGTAATATTTGTCTTACCGAATCATCTGGAAATATTAATGAAACAACCATTAGGCATTATGCAGAATGTGGGGTAGATTATATTTCATCGGGAGCTTTAACACATTCTGTTCATAATATGGATTTAAGCTTAAAAGCAATCAAGTAG
- a CDS encoding YihY/virulence factor BrkB family protein gives MTKPLEEKLDKIPIVNILVRFFKRAKLPGLEGLSFYDLLELYITGIVKGALTTRASAIAFSFFMALFPFLLFILIIIPYVPIDDFKIEFLRFLESFLPPSTSDFFFENIFEGIDNSQRGGLLSSVFVLSIALMANGVNALFSGFENSYHEQLSRNVFRQYLFALGVALILAFLLIITIAVLGYFQIYVVQKVLDTLHDKGYNVAEQSVFWFNMAKYVFFVFIVYIATATMYYFGTKEGKYSKFFSVGASFTTFLIILLSFLFGIYIENFGQYNKLYGSIGALLILMFYLWINANILLLGHELNTSLNKLHKRS, from the coding sequence ATGACAAAGCCCCTTGAAGAAAAGCTCGATAAAATTCCTATTGTAAATATTTTAGTGCGTTTTTTTAAACGGGCCAAATTACCAGGTCTTGAGGGGCTATCGTTTTACGATTTATTAGAACTTTATATTACTGGTATTGTAAAAGGCGCCTTAACCACCAGGGCGAGTGCTATTGCTTTTAGTTTTTTCATGGCGTTGTTTCCTTTTTTACTTTTCATTTTAATCATTATACCTTATGTTCCAATAGACGATTTTAAAATTGAGTTTTTAAGGTTTTTAGAATCTTTTTTACCACCAAGTACTTCCGATTTTTTCTTTGAAAATATTTTTGAAGGGATTGATAATTCGCAGCGAGGTGGTTTGTTATCATCGGTATTCGTATTATCAATTGCACTTATGGCAAATGGTGTGAATGCTTTGTTTTCGGGGTTTGAGAACTCATATCACGAACAATTATCTAGAAATGTGTTTCGTCAATATTTATTTGCATTAGGTGTTGCTTTAATATTGGCTTTTTTATTGATTATTACCATAGCTGTATTAGGCTATTTTCAAATTTATGTGGTTCAAAAGGTATTAGATACATTACATGATAAGGGATATAACGTTGCGGAACAAAGTGTTTTTTGGTTTAACATGGCTAAATATGTGTTCTTTGTATTTATAGTATATATAGCAACGGCAACCATGTATTATTTCGGAACGAAAGAAGGGAAATACTCTAAATTCTTTTCTGTGGGAGCCAGTTTTACCACATTTCTTATTATTTTATTGTCTTTTTTATTTGGTATTTATATTGAAAATTTCGGACAGTATAACAAATTATACGGATCTATTGGTGCACTTTTAATTCTCATGTTTTATTTGTGGATAAATGCTAATATTTTATTGCTGGGGCATGAACTAAATACATCTTTAAATAAATTACATAAAAGGTCATAG
- a CDS encoding PAS domain S-box protein — protein sequence MKNLTKSIKKRYIIFMLTIGIIIISVVLIINRSINLQNTTTNNLNLSSKQGYLMERIERQVYYFSKNKDALSDVNELNKLKELSNELEVSRNYLYSKNIKEGNNRVIDSLFKVIEPDYNKILTSIRNIFNNKEESVVNTSLQTIWESEIPFFKTMDLIVNSYEKEASKKLQKLKYTIFFLGVIAALILLGEFMFVLVPAFNQLLKKHNELEQANKELAISENKIKENMLELTKLKTDLEIKDTYNKVFIEQAPTAIAMLDKDMKYIAVSQRWIKDYKMEGQEIIGRSHYDIFPEIGDDWKANHQKGLKGAIDVCDEAPFVRADGTVQWIYWDVRPWYISEGNIGGLIMHTGDITHLKEKEEERVQIEIILDKTNEVARIGAWEINLEKDRIFWSKMVREIHEVPENYEPDLETAINFFKEGESRNILEKVVGEAMEHGTPYDVEVELVTLKGNILWTRAMGQAEIVGGKCIRLFGVFQDINDKKLSQLALNKAHTELKAIFNSGAVSIVATEVDGIISHFNHGAEILTGYSASEMIGLQRPTFFHLREELDKFRIDIAKQYNKNPIGFSAQEELSKHNAYDTREWTYKRKDGSTIPVQLTLTSIKDDQGELIGFLGISTDISEKRIAQDELLRKNQLLNFAEEITLMGNWQWDTVTDKVKWSNNLYNIFKLDKRIDNLKFDTYFNFVHPEDKDIVADYFNKTVEEKSLNRFTHRIITGDGELKFIQLLGEVITNSKGEVIEMIGTCQDITASKVSEKELHDAHVQLQAIFNSGPIGIVTTDIKGVINYFNRGAEILTGYSASEMMRLQTPFIYHTEEELDKFKSDIAKQYDKNPIGFHPQLELSKNNAYDTREWTYIRKDGSTLPVQLTLTGIKDEQGKDIGFLGVSIDVSERRKSENELLRNNKLLNFAEELTMMGNWQVDLVNNSEKWSKNLYHIFGLEENTEITRNTFISFVHPEDKERVAKHVEKSIKDKNFNDLMFRIKLKNGTIKTLLNLAEIVVDTMGNVIELVGTCQDVTQQRMAEKKFRGLLESAPDAMVIVNERRQIQLINKQAEILFGYSAEELFEKRVDILIPKRFSSTDPRTKVMGEAKESIAINKNGKEIPVQISFSPLQTEEGLLVSAAIRDITEQKLAENELLRKNQLLSFAEKITMMGNWQLDLVTNNMKWSANLYQIFGLEENTKLTFDTYLSFVHSEDIEKIIKHKEVAFRDKKFDNLIHRIKLKDGTVKTIQLLAEVITDTSGRIIEVIGTCQDVTAQKMAENKFRGLLESAPDAMVIVNEKGKIQLINKQAEKLFGYSLEELFGNSVEILIPKGFSVTHSVDDNGFFFNPKTIGIGEGKELFGINKKGKEIPIQISLSPLQTEEGLLVSAAIRDITIQKLAENELLRKNQLLSFAEKITMMGNWQMDAFTSTIQWSANLYKIFRIEEKTELNFDVYLSFVHPEDLEKVIKHREASIKDKKFTDLMHRVKLRDGTVKMIQLLAEVITDNLGNVIELIGTCQDVTAQKMAENKFRGLLESAPDAMVIVNEKGKIQLINKQAEKLFGYSLEELFEKSVEILIPGRFIGNHKAHRDGFFSNPKTRGMGDGKELFGINKSGHEIPIQISLSPLQTEEGLLVSAAIRDITTQKLAARKIIESKESLEVLANKLTVQNTQLADFAHITSHNLRAPVSNLNSLLGFYNTSENEEDKASLFKKFEKVINHLTQTLNTLVAAIKTKNETSQNLEEITFDEVLIKTKEILSGEILKSGIIITSDFSKIKKVSYNKVYLESIFLNLVGNAIKYRSDGRLPELFIESEIEKGKIKLKFKDNGMGIDLKRHGSKLFGLNKVFHRHPDAKGVGLFMTKMQIEAMGGKISATSEVNIGSTFNINFN from the coding sequence ATGAAAAACCTTACTAAGTCAATTAAGAAACGATATATTATTTTTATGCTTACAATTGGAATAATTATTATTTCAGTCGTACTAATTATCAATCGTAGTATCAATTTACAAAATACCACCACTAATAACCTTAATTTATCGAGTAAACAAGGTTATTTAATGGAACGTATTGAACGTCAGGTTTATTATTTTTCTAAGAATAAGGATGCACTCTCTGATGTCAATGAACTTAATAAGTTAAAAGAGCTTTCGAATGAATTGGAAGTTTCTCGTAATTACTTGTATTCAAAAAACATAAAAGAAGGTAATAATAGAGTTATTGATTCATTGTTTAAGGTTATTGAACCTGATTACAATAAAATACTTACTTCTATTAGAAATATTTTTAACAATAAAGAAGAATCTGTAGTGAATACATCATTACAAACAATATGGGAGTCCGAAATCCCTTTTTTTAAAACGATGGATCTTATCGTAAATTCATATGAAAAAGAAGCCAGTAAAAAACTTCAAAAATTAAAATATACAATATTTTTTCTTGGTGTTATTGCAGCACTTATATTATTAGGGGAATTTATGTTTGTATTAGTTCCTGCTTTTAATCAACTTTTAAAAAAACATAATGAACTTGAGCAGGCTAATAAAGAATTAGCCATCTCAGAAAATAAGATAAAAGAGAACATGTTAGAGTTAACAAAGCTCAAAACAGATTTAGAGATAAAAGACACATATAACAAAGTTTTTATTGAGCAGGCTCCAACGGCCATTGCTATGCTTGATAAAGATATGAAATACATTGCAGTGTCTCAACGTTGGATAAAAGATTATAAAATGGAGGGTCAAGAAATTATTGGTCGTTCTCATTATGATATTTTTCCAGAAATAGGAGATGATTGGAAAGCAAATCATCAAAAAGGTTTAAAAGGCGCTATAGATGTTTGTGATGAAGCACCTTTTGTTCGTGCAGATGGCACTGTACAATGGATTTATTGGGATGTGCGTCCTTGGTACATTTCAGAAGGAAATATAGGTGGTTTAATAATGCATACTGGAGATATTACGCATTTAAAAGAAAAAGAAGAAGAGCGGGTTCAAATTGAAATAATATTAGATAAAACAAATGAAGTGGCACGTATTGGAGCTTGGGAAATAAACTTAGAAAAAGATAGGATTTTTTGGAGTAAAATGGTTCGTGAAATCCATGAAGTGCCTGAAAACTATGAACCAGATTTAGAAACTGCTATTAATTTTTTTAAGGAAGGAGAAAGTAGAAATATACTCGAAAAAGTAGTTGGGGAAGCTATGGAACATGGTACTCCTTACGATGTTGAGGTAGAGCTTGTTACTTTAAAAGGTAATATTCTTTGGACACGTGCTATGGGCCAAGCAGAAATTGTAGGTGGTAAATGTATACGGCTTTTTGGGGTGTTTCAGGATATAAATGATAAGAAGCTTTCACAATTAGCTTTAAACAAGGCACATACAGAATTGAAGGCCATATTTAATTCTGGAGCTGTATCCATAGTAGCGACTGAAGTTGATGGTATTATTAGTCATTTTAATCACGGAGCAGAAATTTTAACTGGATATTCAGCATCTGAAATGATCGGGTTGCAAAGACCAACGTTTTTTCATCTACGAGAAGAATTAGATAAGTTTAGAATTGATATAGCAAAACAATATAATAAAAATCCGATAGGTTTTAGTGCACAAGAAGAATTGTCAAAACATAATGCCTACGATACCCGAGAATGGACATATAAAAGAAAAGATGGATCCACCATACCTGTTCAATTAACCTTAACGTCAATTAAGGATGATCAAGGTGAACTTATAGGCTTTTTAGGTATCTCAACTGATATTTCTGAAAAAAGAATTGCTCAAGATGAATTATTGAGAAAAAATCAGTTATTAAATTTTGCAGAAGAGATTACTTTGATGGGGAACTGGCAATGGGATACTGTTACAGATAAAGTAAAATGGTCGAATAATCTATATAATATTTTTAAGCTGGATAAAAGAATAGATAATTTAAAGTTTGATACTTATTTTAATTTCGTTCACCCTGAAGATAAAGACATTGTAGCCGATTATTTTAATAAAACAGTAGAAGAGAAAAGTCTAAATAGATTTACGCATCGTATAATAACAGGAGATGGGGAATTAAAATTCATTCAGCTTTTAGGAGAAGTTATTACCAACAGTAAAGGTGAAGTTATTGAAATGATTGGTACTTGTCAAGATATTACTGCTAGTAAGGTTTCTGAAAAAGAATTGCACGATGCACATGTACAATTGCAAGCTATATTTAATTCTGGACCCATAGGCATCGTAACTACTGATATTAAGGGTGTTATTAATTATTTTAATCGCGGGGCAGAAATTTTAACTGGATATTCAGCATCTGAAATGATGCGATTGCAAACGCCATTTATTTATCATACAGAAGAAGAATTAGATAAGTTTAAAAGTGACATTGCAAAACAGTATGATAAAAATCCGATAGGTTTTCATCCACAATTAGAATTGTCAAAAAATAATGCCTACGATACCCGTGAATGGACTTATATTAGGAAGGATGGCTCAACATTACCTGTTCAACTAACTTTAACGGGAATTAAAGATGAGCAAGGTAAAGATATTGGATTCTTAGGTGTTTCAATTGATGTTTCTGAAAGAAGAAAATCTGAAAATGAACTTTTACGAAATAATAAGTTGCTCAATTTTGCAGAGGAACTTACTATGATGGGGAATTGGCAAGTAGATTTAGTTAACAATAGTGAGAAATGGTCTAAGAATTTGTATCATATTTTTGGACTTGAAGAAAATACAGAGATAACAAGGAATACGTTCATAAGTTTTGTTCATCCAGAAGATAAAGAAAGAGTAGCTAAGCATGTAGAGAAGTCAATTAAAGATAAAAATTTCAATGATTTAATGTTTCGCATTAAATTAAAAAATGGAACCATAAAAACACTACTAAACTTGGCGGAAATTGTTGTTGATACTATGGGGAATGTTATTGAATTAGTTGGTACGTGTCAAGATGTAACACAGCAAAGGATGGCTGAAAAGAAATTCAGAGGTCTTTTAGAATCAGCACCAGATGCTATGGTGATAGTAAATGAAAGAAGACAAATACAACTTATTAACAAACAAGCAGAAATATTATTTGGGTATTCAGCAGAAGAACTATTTGAAAAAAGGGTAGATATTCTCATTCCAAAACGATTTAGCAGTACCGATCCTAGAACTAAAGTTATGGGAGAGGCAAAAGAATCCATTGCAATAAATAAAAATGGAAAAGAAATTCCGGTACAAATAAGCTTTAGCCCCTTACAAACAGAAGAGGGATTGTTAGTGTCTGCTGCCATACGGGATATTACGGAACAGAAATTAGCAGAGAATGAATTGTTACGAAAAAATCAGTTATTGAGTTTTGCAGAAAAAATAACCATGATGGGGAATTGGCAATTGGATCTCGTTACCAATAATATGAAATGGTCTGCTAATCTTTATCAAATTTTTGGACTTGAAGAAAACACAAAACTAACTTTTGATACATATCTTAGTTTTGTTCATTCAGAAGATATAGAAAAAATAATTAAGCATAAGGAGGTCGCATTTAGAGATAAAAAGTTTGATAATTTAATACATCGCATCAAACTAAAAGATGGAACTGTAAAAACAATACAACTCTTGGCTGAAGTAATTACAGATACATCGGGTAGAATTATTGAAGTAATTGGTACTTGCCAAGATGTAACGGCGCAAAAAATGGCTGAGAATAAATTTAGAGGGTTGTTAGAGTCTGCTCCAGATGCCATGGTAATTGTGAATGAAAAAGGAAAAATACAATTAATAAACAAACAAGCTGAAAAACTATTTGGATATTCACTAGAAGAATTGTTTGGGAATTCAGTTGAGATATTAATTCCCAAAGGATTTTCAGTTACTCATAGTGTAGATGATAATGGCTTTTTTTTCAATCCAAAAACGATAGGTATAGGAGAGGGAAAAGAGTTATTTGGAATAAATAAAAAAGGAAAAGAAATTCCTATACAAATAAGTTTGAGCCCCCTTCAAACAGAAGAAGGGTTATTAGTGTCGGCCGCGATACGGGATATTACAATCCAGAAATTGGCTGAGAATGAATTATTACGAAAAAATCAGTTATTAAGTTTTGCAGAGAAAATAACCATGATGGGGAATTGGCAAATGGATGCTTTTACTAGCACTATACAATGGTCTGCTAACCTTTACAAAATTTTTAGAATTGAAGAAAAAACAGAACTAAATTTTGATGTGTACTTGAGTTTTGTTCACCCCGAGGATTTAGAAAAAGTAATTAAACATAGAGAGGCGTCTATTAAAGATAAAAAATTTACTGATTTAATGCATCGTGTCAAATTAAGGGATGGAACCGTAAAAATGATACAACTCTTAGCGGAAGTTATCACTGATAATTTGGGTAATGTTATTGAATTAATTGGTACTTGCCAAGATGTAACGGCGCAAAAAATGGCTGAGAATAAATTTAGAGGGTTGTTAGAGTCTGCTCCAGATGCCATGGTAATTGTAAATGAAAAAGGAAAAATACAATTAATAAACAAACAAGCTGAAAAACTATTTGGATATTCATTAGAGGAATTGTTTGAAAAATCTGTTGAGATTCTCATTCCTGGACGATTTATTGGGAATCATAAGGCACATCGTGATGGTTTTTTCTCCAATCCAAAAACTAGAGGAATGGGTGATGGAAAAGAATTATTTGGAATAAATAAAAGTGGACATGAAATTCCCATACAAATAAGTTTAAGCCCTTTACAAACAGAAGAAGGGTTATTAGTATCGGCAGCAATTCGAGATATTACAACACAAAAATTAGCTGCCCGAAAAATAATTGAGTCAAAAGAAAGCTTAGAGGTATTAGCCAATAAGTTAACAGTTCAAAATACCCAACTTGCAGATTTTGCGCATATTACTTCTCATAATTTACGTGCTCCAGTAAGTAACCTTAATTCGCTTTTGGGTTTTTACAATACCTCAGAAAATGAAGAGGATAAAGCTAGTTTATTTAAGAAATTTGAAAAAGTCATTAATCATCTTACTCAAACACTAAACACTTTAGTCGCAGCAATAAAAACTAAAAATGAAACCTCACAGAATCTTGAAGAGATTACGTTTGATGAAGTTTTAATTAAAACAAAAGAAATTCTTTCTGGTGAAATTTTGAAATCAGGCATTATAATTACAAGTGATTTCTCTAAAATTAAAAAAGTTTCGTACAATAAGGTTTATTTAGAGAGTATTTTCCTTAACTTAGTGGGTAATGCAATAAAATATAGATCTGATGGTCGTTTACCAGAATTATTTATCGAGTCTGAAATAGAAAAAGGTAAAATAAAACTAAAATTTAAAGATAATGGCATGGGGATTGATTTAAAAAGACATGGGAGCAAATTATTTGGATTGAATAAAGTTTTTCACAGACATCCAGATGCTAAAGGTGTAGGGTTGTTTATGACAAAAATGCAAATTGAAGCAATGGGAGGTAAAATCTCAGCAACAAGCGAAGTGAATATAGGCTCTACTTTTAACATAAATTTTAATTAA